ACTTACCGGTATATCAACAGATTTCAAATACACCAATAAAGATTCCAATGATCCAAGTGTACTAGCAACAACATATACACCTAAAGGACTGACAGAAATAGCTTTTAAGGCATGCTTTAAACCATGACATACTTCCTCCTAGGAAAGGAAAatcattgaagaaaaaaaacaccgaaataattgaatattaaaataaatgtcaagaaattaatgttaattttattGATGATTTCTCCGTTTTCGACTATGTACaatataaaaatgtagttgtatTATGTACAGTCCAAATCTAAACAGTACAAACATGGTATgattatgcccccaaatgccctggtacggccaagagtgaggagagtccgctctccctctccaaatgctctcatatgaccacgcgtatatagcctctgccagggaagtcctactcactgccgtCTCGTGGCATTTCtgtttacgaaaatgagaggacgaaaagcaaacgtccggcgctttaaccgggttgatggacacggcgagtccacgtaggggagttggaaaaccctcattccaaaccaatagtgtacatgggctccagtatactgagggaacgaatgacgtatgaattaatcgttggtcaccggctaccatgggactacatctcctcacgatgctccactgccttgtagatcagacatttaggtcgaaggctccgggtgtggccccctaaggaaaccatctgcttcagtttgggcacctgtgcagtatcacagccctcacacaaatcgaatgagatttgtgcggcgcatatgcattcggtgcccttttgtaccaatatttatgtgtataaataaataaataaataatggtatGATTATACATTTTTAAGAATAACTTGTGTAGCGTTGCAAGTTGGAGGTAAATTTTACATGGACAACATACAAAAAGATTATTAGGAAATAGTTGACCCGTCAAAAATAAGTATCGTAGAACCTATGTAAAAACGTGCTTCGGTTCAATTTACTataccccattagcacagagatgaaatCGTCAAgccaaatcccagaatagtagagttATTAAAAGTACAAACTACTCTTACTACCTCaaccattatgggatttgaatcgacaactgcatctctgtgctaatgtggtatggcgactcgagctgatgtacgtacgtcagtcagtcagtcagcgacaacgtacgACCagacacatttatgcatcggtccaagttgccatacctcgttagcacaacaagatgaacaccggattcatagaagtaattaatttagtggtggtagtatataaattataggttgtatataaggatatagtacaggaaggaagagagatatgaagcaattttagtctcaaggtttaagggaagataaagagtgtatacacctacgctattgtgatcgattctgagccatgtcacacagagtctccaaccattggttaccatagtcacgcggaccccaaccaggtagtctgcatttactaacacggctcagactagaagttagtgacttcaagcactgatgccatgttttggtttggccgctcctaactctcttccaaccatcccctacactagtcaacattgcgcgtcgtggtaatcgatgttcaggcatacgtaacacatgacccaaccatctcagtcgatgaagattcatcacctcatcagcTGAtctaccatcattccctaataccctgtgtctaacctcactattacttaccccgtgatcccagcagatgcgaacaatatttctaagacatctgtggtcaaatactagtaacctacgagtatcttctactcttaatggccatgtttcacagccgtaaagtagaacagaacgaactgctgcgcagtatactcgtcccttaattgatagacggatatctcgtcttcgccataggtgacgtaagttggcaaaagccaaacgagctttttgaatccgtgctgagatttcgtcagataccaacccattagggctgatcagacttctaagataagtgaagttgtcgacgcgttcgactacttcactccctatccttagttcaggtgttgacgcaggccagtcctggagtaacaatttacatttggatggggagaaacgcatcccaaacatcctggcattattactgagctccaacagaagactgcattttgtcagtgtcttcaccaaacaggactatgtcatctgcgtattctaagtcgataagtgaacctcctggtagaagatcaattcctgaaaattcagtcgacgagagtgttatttccagtgacaggtctataatgaagttaaacaaaaatggggatagtggacagccttgacggacaccacttgaggttgtaaaatcatatgacagttcgccataagctctcactcgactggtagtgttcgagtaaagagtcttcaaaaggtttatgtacttctcaggtacacctttcaatgacagacactgccacagaacctctcggtctaatgctgcttttaagtcaagaaaaactatcattgtcggacgccgataagcgtgtctgtgctctaaaacttgacgaatgtacgtacgtacgaagtcctacgttgtgactgactaactgaaaaGTATCAAGTGATTAGAAAGATCAGGGGTAGAAGAATGGGTGCACCTGAATCACTGCAAACgactttgagccatgtcactcaaagtCGCTAATCACCAATTACGATAATCATACGGACCCAAACcaccagatagtctacacctataaacatggctcagtccaactgTCAGTGAATTTGTGGACTGACGCTATGTTTTGGCTTGGCTGACCCTAGTTTTCTTCTACCGTACTCTTACACCGGGAAACATTGCCCGTCAAGGTAGGCGGTGGTGGTCCCAACCACCTCAGGTGATGAGGATTTACTACCTCGCCAGTCAATTTGTCACCCTTATCTAGTACCCTATTCCTAACCtatgcattacttactcggtggtagCAAAATGCACGACTAATTCTCCGAAAACACCTacgatcgaatactagtaatatacgaatatcctctatacTTAATGGCCGTATTTCATacccataaagtaggacggagagAACCGACGAGCAGCAATGCTACAACAAACTACAAGCCACACATTGTATGGATTACGTGGACAATAACACGCGACTATATGAACCAAAGTAGATGGACTTAGTAGGAAGTTGATCCGGACTAAATAAACCTGTTGTATTTGTATCACCGAATGGATCATTCAAAAAAGACCATCCATAACAAGATGACCTCACTAAGCTGTGCTTTCCAGTATACAAGGTCGTAACCAAAAGGAGAGGAACAACGGTGATCTGCACTCAACGTTCAATATTCTAAGAAATTTATCATACTAAGTTAAGGGGAAAGACATGCTACTTTTACAGTGAAACGTGGATTATGAAACTTCATTACAGTGAAATGAATTTGTAATCTCAAACACAATAAAAGCATACCAATGTTTACGACTTACTAACCTTGTAATACAATTCTTCTGACAACCCATTTGCCACAAACAGTGGAAGACCTGCTAGTGCTTTCTCTAAATCTTTAGCGATAAGCTTCACACCTTGAGCTCCCATAACTTCCTTCAGGTGATTGTAACTTCCTTTGACGCGAAGTTCGGACATAGGAGCAGGTTGAAGAATACCACGGATTTGAGTACATATAGGACCCTCCTGGCCAGCCAAGACGATAGTATCTCCTTCATGAAGTCGACCATTAACAACAATTACATCGATCGTAGTCCCTAAGCCGTGAATTTCTTTGACCTGTAACAGTAGTAATTACCAAAAGTGAAATCAAAATGTACATAAATTAAGCAGTGAGAGAGGAAATCAAACAGAAAACGATGTAAAATTTCCTGATAAAGCTGAATAGCACGAAAGTCTGAGGATTGTCAGTTTAAACTGAATAATCACTGAACATAAAAGATGATTaagatatgaacgataatataAAGCGTACTcgatgaaataaattaaaagcTTGGGTATGAGACACACTAAATGTGAGAGCTAATGATACTAACCAGTGGCCCAAACCAAAGGTGGAGCAGGGTCTGAACTTGGGACTAAGCCCGAGGTTTCCATACGACAGGTTGATGACAACTTAACGATCTTTAATGATTAACACGGCTATAGTTTATAGAAAAATACATCTGGGAGACGACTATGTTAACCAACTGTAGTTAAGATATTTCCTTCACAGCTATAGTATAAGCAACTGTTACGTCAGTTCTAATCTTTACCCTCTGAATAATAACTTAAATTTATACTTCTATTCGAACTAGttattttgtcattttattACGATAATCATATAAATCACATCTCAATATGTTTTGTTACCGAATAGAAGAAAACTGTAAGCTTAACGTAGGCTAATTTAGTTGCAAAATGTCACATAATTAATATAGTGACTCTTTTTCACACAATGCCTGATGGCTTTATGATGTATAAAAGTCTTCACTTTAAAACCTACACAAGGTTGTTGAAAAAGTCGAGAAGTCAGTATATGGGACTCGTGAGTTATTATACTCATTGTCTGTATTCACACTGTATGGATCATGTGCACCATGACACGCAACTATTTAAACCAAAGTAGACAGActgcgcctgtagctcttctggaTTTACTGGCGGTCCCAAGCCTACacaaaagaggagggttgggtatgcgGTCTCCAACCTTATCCCGTAGAACAAAATCTtgttaaaaaacgctaaccagattaaacaaaccacttaaactctgcCTTCCGAGTTGAAacaagagttatgacgcctcatgatgaaagctgagttattccggaagtcacgaggctgatgcccctTCCGACAACCAGAGCGACCattaatttaggtacatggaatgttcgtacAATGTAGGAGACCGGGAGAGTCATCGAAGTTGttgcagaaatgaaaagatacaacttggcattACTCGGATTCCGTGGAACCTATtgaacccaagctggacagcaaagccTAGATatgggagagatgctgctgtactccggtcacgaaggggaaaatgctccacacactcagggagttgctccgATGCTGTCGAAAAAAGCACTTAATGCACTTtacaggatgggaatctcacggatctaggatcatcaaagcatccttcaaaacaaaggagggaaTCACGATGAATTTTATCTAGTGTTATGCGCccatcaatgatagcaacgacgacagtaaagatcagttctatcagaggcttcaatcaatcatagcgaagtccTGATGAGAGAGCTAAATGCCGAAGTCGGAATGCACAACACTGAGTATGGAGATATCATGGGATGACATGGACTGAGTGGAagaaagaaacgaaaatggtgagagatttgcaaacctatatgTACTCAACAAATCGATtgtaggtggcacaatattcccacacaaactcATACACAAAGTTAATtgggtctcaccggatcacactataCAGTACCAGATCGATCACATTTGCATCAACAAAACCTCAGGAAGATTCATGAACGACGtcagaaccaggagaggagctgacatagcttcagatcaccacctggtggttgccaagattaatctgaagctaaagaaacactggacaaccgGATAAACATCAATACAAAGTTTCAATACAGCCTTTTTtagagatactgacaagctcaacgaattcaaggtaactctcagcaacaggttccaagccttacaggatctactcaaagaagaatAAACTAtgatggagaacaactggaaagggatcaaagaagcattaacttcaacgtgtcaggaggttctgggtcgcaacaagcatcatcataaggaatggatctctattgaAACCCTTGACAAaactcaagaaaggaagaacaaaaagacagcaattaacaacagccgaacaataACGGAGAaggtcaaggcacaagctgaatgcactgaagcaatatatatatatatatatatatatatatatagtcactAAATACATCATTAATATCAAAATACGTCCCTAGATTGTTGTTTTGTATTAAATCACGAATAATCCTGCTCCTCGGTTAATCCTATATCAGAAAAAAGGATTGCACGGATGTCATATGGAATAACATTAGTCAAAGCTATGATTTTAAAACTAACCTCCATAACTGAAGCACTCAACTCTTCTGTGTACGCCAACCTCTTACTATACTTATTTTGCAAGCGTAGACACAAACATGAAAGAAGATCACCCATTCCGTCACCAGTATGAGCAGATGTCGGTACCATGCTAATATATTCTTCAGGTTTAGTATTTTTGTAAAACAACTCAACATTCAGTTCCATCATCGCAAAATCTTGAATCACCTAGAAAAGAAACAAGGTGTAATGATTTTATACGctgaaaattacaaaatattatgGCCTAGAACATAGAAAAATGAATTGTTGTTCCAGCCAGTCAACTAATCATCGTATAAATAGGAACTCGCACGAATGTTTATCAGTCTCAGTTGCCACACATTGCGTCATTACAGAGAAAGAAACAAGGACAAACCCATAACTTGCACAATTGTGTCCACCCGAGGCATTCCAAGACTACAATAGGAACAATCAAGTTAAATAAAATGTAGAAATCAATTCTTGTGAAATCGATGTGTTAAGCAGACACGGGATAATGTAAGTGAAATCCTAAAGTGTAGATACACAACCTATGTTGAAGTCATTTCAGAAGACCTAGTTTAACAACTTTGTTGATTGACTTTAGCTCTACGTTTGAAACCCTGTATTCAAAGGTAAAACTATCCAATTAGTGGTCCCACCATGTTTCAAGAATACCCTAAAGACGTCTATAATAAAATTCCTGGAAGGTGAAAGCAATTAACAGATTTACGTTGAACTAATAACAACCACGCATATATCTCATTATATATAGTATTTGGTAAGTCAATTTTCTGGTACTGATGTTACAATTTCATAAGGTGCAAATGTTGACTCGAACTCCCACGATGGTGAAGACATTAATGAACCTAATAACTGTATTCTAAATAGACTAGCCCTACAGTGCTATTTATATTTCATGGACGGAAGGTAAATAGTTCACTTTTTATTGCTTGACAAACCACGTCTCAGTTAGACTATTAGATACATCAAATTCTGAAAAGAAAATTCACGAAGTTGGGAGAGAAGCGATAACCAATATCATCAGTACACGAAATTTATCCTTATTGCTGTAACGGAACATAACACTGGTATAGATACCTTTTATAACTGCAGACAACTAAACAAGGACTGATAAGGCCCGATCCAAGAAAGTACGGTTGTAGAGGAAGGTTTTATTATGAACTAACAATAGGTTTAATACAAACCAACCACTGATTAAAAACTATAtccaaaaataaaataagttgCATATCATTTTGTTAACTGGTCAACAATCAAATCCGAAATCAGTGGGCAGTAATGGATGTAAATTGAACAACTCTATGGATAATTACAATTTACGACCACAATGGCTTGAACTGTTTTAAATATTCGCTCATTATTAACACAGCTCAGATAGAAACTTGACTGGGTAGGAATTAGATCAAATGAATTCAGTATTGCGATGCAGATTTCTGAGTCTTAAGAAATATAACGGAAAGTAAGCCTAATGTACACTTCAGATGAGATCACTTACACCAACAATCTCAACAAATGAGAGAGGAATAGGTGGGTTTTTTTCAGCTTTTTAACGGTACTTAGGCATCAAACagtcaacaataataatacaaatgcAAAGACCAAGAACATATGAACTTATACGTTTCAAATTACACTTATGTATGAAGATTAGTATATCTGTCTAAACCAAAGTAGATAGAACAGGGTTAGAGAGTGAAACCTACTAGATTAGCCATTTAAAGAATCAATCGCTACTTTATGTAATGGTTTGTAGAGAACAGTAAAGTATCAGCTCTGCTACGTATAATTCTGACGTCATATGGATAACTACTATGGGGGCATGCATTGTACTTTGTAGAAATTCTGGGTTGAATCTTTTAAGAAACCGTCAAACAAAAAGTGCAAACATTACGTGCTTCAACCTTTTACAATCACTGATTATTCTGCTAAGCGTTTCCAAAAGTATAGCCTGCCTTATGAGAAATAGAAACACTATGAGTGTAATCTATGCTTGCATTGTGAGACAAGTAAATAATTAGGTCCATTGAAATGATAATTTGAACATGAAAACTAAATAACCCCTTATAAACACACCAAACTATAAGGAAAAACCAACAATAAATTGCAAAACACATGGAAGTCACAGAGCATATCTCGAGGCAATGTAACATGCAGATTGGGAAGTAAGGCATCTTCCTGGGACTGTTGCTAATAGACAGCATTATGAATACTCCGACTCTCAAATAGGGTTAGGAACTAGCGTCCTCTTAACGAACTGATAAAATTTACGACATGGATGTTTTATAGTCCTATGTAACACAGCTGACGTTAATTGGCGATGAGAAACCCAACTCCATATTCTTATCCTAAATCTTacttctagaattttcagtcaTTCATCCATATTTGCGTTTCCTGACTCCTAAATATATCGAGAATTCGTTAAGCCCAGCCTTACCGAAAATTTAAAGAACACGTAGCATTCTAAATAACATTATCGATAGTAAAATATGTGTCCATGTGCACGTGACTAGAACATAACAAACGTCTTACAATTACATGACAACTATGTGCACAGACCACCTCAGTGACTATTGATAGTTGCAGGTCAAAATACCAGCTGGTTAGAAACAAAAATTCTCGACACACCAAACTACTTAAACTTTAGTAGTGGTTGCGGGCTAATCAAACAAAACTTACTTTCTTTAGGTGGTCTGACAAGTCGTTTTGAGTGATTGAATTTTGCGATTTTACTACTTCTTCGATACACGTTTCCGGATCAGGCTTCCATCCATACAACCGATCGACTTTATTGAGAGCTACTATGAAAGGAGTTTTGCGTGATCGCAAAATTTTGATTGATTCCTTTGTCTGTTCTTCTAAGCCGTGCATTAAATCTACCACCAAGATAGCTATATCACAGAGAGATGACCCACGAACACGGAGATTGCTAAACTGAAGTGTTAATGGTTATCCATGTGTATTTACCTGAACGACTCGTGACCAGGAGTATCAATAATAAGCAAACCAGGTATACGTAATTCCGAAGGATTCAAGTATGGACACATACGTGTAGCTGTTAGTATGTTTTCAAGTGGTACATTAGTTGCACCGATCTGTTGCGTAATTCCACCAGCCTCCCTGTCCTGAACGTGTGTATTCCTTAGTTTGTCCAAGATTTTAGTCTTTCCTGTATCGACATGACCCAAAACACAAATGACTCCTGCTCGCAGATTGAGCTCACTACGCTCAGCTTCGTACGCTTCATGACGTTCCTAAATTCACAGATAAAATGAAATCCAACAACTACCTTTATGCGAAGCTTAGCCAACTCTATCAACCTAGCTTTTTCTTCTTCCGGTAGGTCCTCGTCACTAGCGATGGATGTCTCCACTTGCTCAGAATGACTAGGTTGCTGATCAATGATTAGATAATCTTCTGTTTCTTCAGAACTTTCTTCACTTGGAGATTTTAAATGCGTATCAGCCAACAACTCCCAGCAACTTAGCTCCTCCGTTGACGTTTCTTGGTCTTCAGTCTTGATTACATCCTGTGTCTCCACAGTTTCGTCTTCCTTTTTGACTTGCACAGTTTTCTTTTTAAGTTTACCATACTGtggtcttttcttaatttcagaTTTATCATCTGGAATCTCGATACCGCGTGCCTGTAATAGCTCCATAACTTTGCGTCGGTCCTCTTTCTGCTTATCGGTCAGCAACTTCCCCTCCTCTTTAAGACGTTGTTTGCGTTCCTTCTCTTTCAGCTTTTTCTTCAGTTTAAGCTCTTTTTCCCTAGCAAGAATAGCTTCTTCCTTCAATCGCTCGTTTTCAAGACGTTGTAACTCCTCTTCTTGCTCTCGCTTAAGTCTTTCCTCTTCCTCTCGTTGCCTGGCTAGGTCTTCTTTTATTTTTGCGACATGTTTTGatatctttttctctttaatATCATCTTTAGTCTGCTTTACGTCTTTCCCAGTTTTCTTCTTATCTTTCTTCTTGCCTTGACTAGATACTGCATCTTTACTGACATCCTCAGTAACCTTGTCTACAGCAAATTCCTCAGCTTTTCCAGACATTGTCACATGCACGTAAACAAAAGGAATTCGGACAGACAAAGTTAACTGATATTCTCAGGAGCCACGGTACGACACATTCGAACTAGCCAACACATTACTAGGTCGACTGTTCAATAGCCAATTTTCGTACACAAGTAATTACAAACTGCGTCTTAAAAAAGCCTTCTCAACTTTGAAATCGATTTGCAACCTCCTATAAAGTCTATCACTCACCCTGTCAATGACTTTCCGTCTGCAGCTTCACATCCTCATCATGATGGAGAATCCAGAGTCTTAGCTAAACAGTCTGTCATCCTCACCCTTTCCTATATTAGATGGCAAatcattttattgttaattGGTTTATCAGGTCTCTTCAGCGTCAGAAATAACTAACACGGATAATTCAGTGGGGCGCCCATGTTGGTCACGAGGCTATGACTCCACTCTGGCtaatcatattttactaaaacaTGGTGTCAAAAATATCATGCACATTCGGGGTTTGATAACACTTTTGTATGCAGCACTTTTTCTGTCGAAAGACCCTAAACCTAACCAAACTAGAAGTCAGGAATGAAGGAGCTTGACACTtaccttaactgtggagaatgcacTTGTTGTCGTCCAAGTTGATGATTTTCGCATTTCCATGAAGTTGGTGTACTAAGGGTCTCATGAGAGGCGACCAAATCGGTACAAGCCGTGGACGAAAACCCATCGATCTGTTGAACATGGGCAATCGCTTGACTGTGGTCGCTTTCGAATATACAGGCTGTCCTGTAGTTTGGATGTTGTGTGTAGAAATGTTGGTTATACACGGTGATTCCGATCGTGTTTTGTAAAGTTAACTGTACCTGTCCAGTTGTTCTTCAAAGTTCAGGTTGATAATATTATTTGTCATTACGGGACATAACCTGTAGTCCGAAAATTAAGTTCTGCAAACAGATAATTTAGTAACGTCATCTATTAACCTCCTGTTACTTGAGTCGATTAGTAGGTTTTGGTATTGTAGCAGGTCCATACCAACGATTAGCACTGGAACGTCTTCATTAGCAAAAATCCAGTGGATGGATTTGTGGGAACCCATTTTAAGATAACGTACGTCTTACCGTATGTGGCGATCGATTTTCAGTTGCTTCCTTTAAATTGACGACTGAGTCTGGTAGATAATGGCTTGCATTTGCAGGAAGGACGCTAACTCGCGCATCAGTATTAATGAGATAACGAACGTTCGTCACCACAAGAGTGATGTATAGGAGACAGATTCCCCGACTGCAGTTGCCATGAACGCGTGCGTAGGTGGTTGCCCGATAGGTTTGCCATGACAGAAAGTTTGGGGCTCGACAAACTTCATGGTTTCCTACAACTTCTGGAAGATTTATCTCACATGTTATTGTATCACCATCAATCAGGGTTATCTGCTTCTCGTGGACTAAAAATAGAACGTATTGTTGGCGGGCTTCTCTGGGGAGAAAGAGAATGCCTGGAACCATAGTGAATGTAAGGGAGATGAGCAAGAATAATAGAGATCTGCAACTTCTTTTATGCTGCACAATGATTTTTCCGACATATTAGGAATAAAACATATAAAAGTGataaaaatttgagaaaataatGTTGCTATGTGTAATCATATAAATGCAATCTAATATTACAGTTAGGTGGTGCACCACATCACACTGGGCTTACCACAAAAGATGTCATGGATATCCAGTGCTTGATGAGGTTATTGTTTTAAGACCTTCGTAGTTGAAGATCTTCAGGCTAgtcaaaccagaagtcagaaatgGATGTGtcggaagatatatttggaagatGTTTAGAACCATAAATAATGCAGTAAAGGAATAATCACTCAGTTGAAAACGTTAACTTTAAAGTATCGTTTTGTGCTTATTCATGGTGTTCCAAGATGAATAGTCAAGGTATGATAAAAGCACAGGACTAAGTCATATGTTTCGTGTATTTGTTTTTGGTGATAACATATTAGTTACGGTAATACACAGCTGTTTTTGATTTGATgttttataattgttattttttattttattgcacGATGCTGAGTCGCTCGCATATTGACtgcgtatgtctgaaatacattattcataCAGTGAGAGCTGAGATTTTGTTCTGAACTCAAACGTGCAGGGCAAGGTAAAAAGAAATTGCAAGGACTCAAAGTtgtctctagtctgctcgtgtTGGATGACACGTCATTGGTCTGACACGGGGCCAAGGTCGTATAAGCCAATGTTCTGACTGACGATTTTTCACGTGGTAATTGAAGGGCCATATGGTATAACATTATACCACGAGGGTCCTTTGAAAGGGGGGTGAGAAATTTAGTCACGTGAAACATAACAGACAGTATTGATGATTGGTGAAACTTTCAGTTTGGGGCGGATAAAACGTTGAGTGGTTAGTGTTAGACCTCCTAGTGAAAGCCTATTCTTCAACCATTTCACTTCTAAATTCGTTTACAGAAGGAGCTATAATCATTGGTGGCATAAGGAATTTTACTTGCTGGTGACCACGTAATAGGTTCGTTATCGGCTTCGCATACATTCTTTGAATTGTTCACATTAATTCCTTTGAAATTGAATGTACCTAATTCGAAAGTGTTGTGTAAACGTATGTTTCATAaacttatttaaacaaaaagatGATAAGAGACAAATGCATGACCAGATTGGAATGAACCACTTAATATCCAGGCTTGTTTCCACATGAACAGATTGCATGGGGGATGATAAGAACCAATACAAACTAATAAATAATTGTGATGATAAGTCTTTCGTAGTTCTTGCTGAACTCTCTTTTAGAGTAGGTCTCCTTTAGTCCTTCTGTATGGTAGGTTTAGATGCGTAGGTAGGTTTGAATAGTAAACCCATAGTTATAAGTTGGCTTTACATTTTCGGATATCAACTGAAGTGTGACTCCTCAAACATTTATAATGCAACATCGATGCTGCCATGGAATATTGAGGTTCTGTATGAAGGCGTATTGGATATCATGTAGTGTCATCTAGGTGACTAAAACAcattgatattcaataggtgacatAACCCACTTTctgaaagaaaatcatcaaagagACTTCTAAACCAGGTTGTAGTTTCACTGC
Above is a genomic segment from Schistosoma mansoni strain Puerto Rico chromosome 2, complete genome containing:
- a CDS encoding putative translation initiation factor IF-2, translated to MSGKAEEFAVDKVTEDVSKDAVSSQGKKKDKKKTGKDVKQTKDDIKEKKISKHVAKIKEDLARQREEEERLKREQEEELQRLENERLKEEAILAREKELKLKKKLKEKERKQRLKEEGKLLTDKQKEDRRKVMELLQARGIEIPDDKSEIKKRPQYGKLKKKTVQVKKEDETVETQDVIKTEDQETSTEELSCWELLADTHLKSPSEESSEETEDYLIIDQQPSHSEQVETSIASDEDLPEEEKARLIELAKLRIKERHEAYEAERSELNLRAGVICVLGHVDTGKTKILDKLRNTHVQDREAGGITQQIGATNVPLENILTATRMCPYLNPSELRIPGLLIIDTPGHESFSNLRVRGSSLCDIAILVVDLMHGLEEQTKESIKILRSRKTPFIVALNKVDRLYGWKPDPETCIEEVVKSQNSITQNDLSDHLKKVIQDFAMMELNVELFYKNTKPEEYISMVPTSAHTGDGMGDLLSCLCLRLQNKYSKRLAYTEELSASVMEVKEIHGLGTTIDVIVVNGRLHEGDTIVLAGQEGPICTQIRGILQPAPMSELRVKGSYNHLKEVMGAQGVKLIAKDLEKALAGLPLFVANGLSEELYYKEEVCHGLKHALKAISVSPLGVYVVASTLGSLESLLVYLKSVDIPVSKYH